A part of Rhodamnia argentea isolate NSW1041297 chromosome 8, ASM2092103v1, whole genome shotgun sequence genomic DNA contains:
- the LOC115728321 gene encoding chaperone protein dnaJ 11, chloroplastic-like, with the protein MLSLSSPSLLRPSAAPAPPRAASLSPRASSSSSAAASFTSSDARPRVQTPPLPHRLLCRQGMPPACTSLYEVLGIPAGATCEEIKVAYRRLARSCHPDAVAIDRRGASADEFMRIHAAYSTLSDPVKRAVYDSSLFRRRSRPLTVLSGGGGGGGGYRGRNWETDQCW; encoded by the coding sequence ATGCTCTCGCTCTCCTCTCCGTCTCTCCTCCGCCCCTCCGCCGCCCCCGCCCCACCGCGCGCCGCCTCCCTCAGCCCTCGcgcctcctcctcgtcttccgccgccgcctccttcACGTCCTCCGACGCCAGGCCTCGCGTGCAGACGCCGCCTCTCCCGCACCGCCTCCTCTGCCGCCAGGGGATGCCGCCGGCGTGCACGTCCCTCTACGAGGTCCTCGGCATCCCCGCGGGCGCCACGTGCGAGGAGATCAAGGTGGCGTACCGGCGCCTGGCCCGGTCGTGCCACCCCGACGCGGTGGCGATCGACCGGAGGGGCGCGTCCGCCGACGAGTTCATGAGGATCCACGCCGCCTACTCCACGCTCTCGGACCCCGTGAAGCGCGCCGTCTACGACAGCAGCCTGTTCAGGAGGAGGAGCAGGCCGTTGACCGTCTTGTCgggaggcggaggaggcggcggcggctacAGGGGGAGGAACTGGGAGACGGATCAGTGCTGGTAG